The Bacteroides sp. region CCGGATCTATTGACATGAACGGTGCCACCCCACCGGACAATATTCCTCCGGATCCGACTATCACTGCAGTATTCTCGGTTGATGTTAAGGCATCGACAGCCAATGAAAACAACATTAAATTGGACCGGGATTACGATGGTGCTTCAATTGACCTCACAATCACCGTCTCGGGACGAACCGTGACTATCGTACCGGATGTTGATCTGGGCAATGGGGCCCTGTACAAACTGACCATGTCGGGCATCCAGTCAACCGATGACCAGGCAATAGGAACACTTGAGCGTACTTTCACCACCGAGGGAACCTTCGTCCCGGCAGGCCAGATAGCCCACTGGGGATTCGAAGACAATTCCAATGACGATGTGGGAACCTATAATCCTTTGCCAACCGGAATCATTGATATCACTTATGTAGATTCACGCAATGCAGAAGCAGGCAAGGCAGCTTCCTTCAACGGGACAACCAGCATCATTGAAATTCCCAATGGGGACGAACTGATCAATACCGCTGACTTTACCATCACTTTCTGGGTGAAGACCAATTCAGAGAACAAGACCACCGGGCATTTTGTAATGGGACTCGGTGCCTTCTATGGCATCCAGTATGAAATATTCGGGTCCTATGACGGAGCTAAGTTCGCGATTCAGTACGAAGCAGGAGACGGAACAACCACCGCTGAAGATATGTGGTTCCCCTTTGAAGCACAGGACAATACAAATGGCGGATGGCAGGGATGGGACTTTGCCAAATCAATCAGCCAGGACGATATGATCGCTTTGCTTAAGGATGCATGGCTGCACGTCGTTTACACATACAACGGTGCGACAAAACAGGGCACCCTGTATTACAATGGCGAAAAGATGAAGAGCTTCGACTTTAACTTGTGGCCCGACGGAGACCTGAAACAAACCATTGTTGGGCTCAAGTATGGCGGTACAGAACCTGAGGTTGTGAATGAACTGGCATTTGGATTCATCCAGTCACGTGCAGGCACACTGTGGGACAACGAACCATGGGGTGGTTATGATTTCCCGGATGCCAACCATTTCAAGGGATTGCTCGATGATATCCGCTTCTACCATAAGGTGCTGACTCCAACTGAAATTTCATTAATGTACGAATCAGAGAAACCTTAATTTGTGATACACTGAAACAAAAAGGAGGGTTTTGGAATTCCTTAATCCTCCTTTTTTTAATTTTATTAACATGAAATCTGCTGTTCCCTATCTTTGGCTG contains the following coding sequences:
- a CDS encoding LamG-like jellyroll fold domain-containing protein, with amino-acid sequence MKRKIIFIVSTLLMAALIIGVTNCKKDEDEQVTFTLSSLKAGSIDMNGATPPDNIPPDPTITAVFSVDVKASTANENNIKLDRDYDGASIDLTITVSGRTVTIVPDVDLGNGALYKLTMSGIQSTDDQAIGTLERTFTTEGTFVPAGQIAHWGFEDNSNDDVGTYNPLPTGIIDITYVDSRNAEAGKAASFNGTTSIIEIPNGDELINTADFTITFWVKTNSENKTTGHFVMGLGAFYGIQYEIFGSYDGAKFAIQYEAGDGTTTAEDMWFPFEAQDNTNGGWQGWDFAKSISQDDMIALLKDAWLHVVYTYNGATKQGTLYYNGEKMKSFDFNLWPDGDLKQTIVGLKYGGTEPEVVNELAFGFIQSRAGTLWDNEPWGGYDFPDANHFKGLLDDIRFYHKVLTPTEISLMYESEKP